The Thermoflavifilum sp. genome contains a region encoding:
- a CDS encoding TolC family protein: MKGNYLIHLLTTLLVILSICQCKGQANTQIIRRDTPKLIQGVYLPEDDALAKQLVLLALENADIKTSQYQVEEAEEQLKLAKNEWWNQVVLSGNINEYSINPPPKNGGYYPYYPRYNFGGTIPFGIFTTHTHKVRAAKKALAIAEEQKTLKMQQVKTEVLTAYQDYLMYKQQLITENTLVENLYNVYVQAEQKFRNGQISIDEYNKALQTYNGELNNKLTLQRDLNVSKLKIEELIGVPLENVLRAVDNIKGK; the protein is encoded by the coding sequence ATGAAAGGTAATTATTTAATCCATCTATTGACGACATTACTTGTCATTTTATCCATCTGTCAGTGTAAAGGACAAGCAAATACTCAAATTATAAGAAGAGATACGCCGAAACTAATACAAGGGGTTTATTTGCCAGAAGATGATGCATTGGCAAAACAACTTGTACTATTAGCATTGGAAAATGCAGACATAAAAACATCACAATATCAGGTAGAAGAAGCTGAGGAACAACTTAAGCTTGCAAAGAACGAATGGTGGAATCAAGTAGTTCTAAGCGGCAATATTAATGAATATTCAATAAATCCTCCTCCTAAAAATGGGGGATATTACCCCTATTATCCTAGATATAATTTTGGGGGAACCATTCCGTTCGGGATATTTACGACACACACTCACAAAGTCAGGGCAGCGAAAAAAGCATTAGCCATAGCCGAAGAACAAAAAACACTGAAAATGCAACAAGTTAAAACGGAGGTATTAACTGCCTACCAGGATTATTTAATGTATAAGCAACAACTAATCACTGAAAATACATTGGTAGAAAATTTATATAATGTATATGTTCAAGCCGAACAAAAATTCAGAAATGGGCAAATCAGCATAGATGAATATAATAAAGCACTTCAAACCTATAATGGGGAATTAAACAACAAATTAACATTACAACGTGATTTAAATGTATCTAAATTAAAAATAGAAGAATTAATCGGAGTGCCTTTAGAAAATGTTTTAAGGGCTGTAGATAATATAAAAGGTAAATAA
- a CDS encoding glycosyltransferase family 39 protein yields the protein MNIRISEESINSKVKTIYLYIIIIFSIPTIILLYKSIEWHPILDSPIFQYIAYKILNGVTPYKEIFDMNLPGTYWIHIITIKIFGLNSIGFRITDLIFLFIILLSGGLILKEYGSVAVFTFIAVFSGIHLAGGEANMGERDYFMTGFVGLSLYFIIQYIKKSKNINLFIAGIFIGYAGFIKPTSYILYFLIVLILLIKKNGNNKIIMDSILLTIGVCIFPGIFTYWLYKNGGINDFVNICVNYLPIYQNGSISSTFKLIYSIWKSPLDILIAGSLIILPIVYDNLFKQDKKRETTYLLLFVGVLFFLFNFVIKGQAENKYRLYPGYYFFAIYAGIIISTTLKEENLKTKLSGTIYLMISMSIICMYTILTIYKKNSEINYNSYITKEKETEKEIIKILRKDGIRKDEKIQIFDVVGGANILLKLGVNPATKYLQEVHFTEMQWKGNFPLYLQKQWDNFIFTLYSEKPEYIVMLKSSYFYREKVSNIGVEYEVRNLLNRFYHIINENNQFIIYKLK from the coding sequence ATGAATATTAGAATTTCAGAAGAAAGCATCAATAGTAAAGTCAAAACTATATATCTATATATCATTATTATATTTTCAATTCCGACAATAATTTTATTATACAAGTCAATTGAATGGCATCCAATACTGGATAGTCCTATTTTCCAATATATAGCATATAAAATTCTAAATGGAGTAACCCCATACAAGGAGATATTTGATATGAATCTACCTGGTACCTATTGGATACATATCATTACAATCAAAATATTTGGATTAAATTCAATTGGATTTAGAATAACAGACCTAATATTCTTGTTCATTATCCTTCTATCCGGAGGTCTGATTTTAAAAGAATATGGATCAGTCGCTGTTTTTACATTTATAGCTGTGTTTTCAGGGATACATTTAGCTGGCGGTGAAGCTAATATGGGGGAAAGAGATTACTTTATGACAGGATTTGTTGGATTATCCTTATATTTTATAATACAATACATAAAAAAAAGCAAAAACATAAATCTATTTATAGCAGGAATTTTTATAGGATATGCAGGATTTATAAAGCCGACAAGTTATATCTTATACTTTCTTATAGTTCTAATATTATTGATAAAGAAAAATGGAAACAATAAAATAATTATGGATAGCATACTACTAACAATAGGTGTATGTATATTTCCAGGCATATTTACATACTGGCTTTATAAAAACGGTGGAATAAATGATTTTGTTAATATATGTGTAAACTATTTGCCTATTTACCAAAATGGGTCTATAAGTTCAACATTTAAGTTAATATATAGCATATGGAAATCCCCATTAGATATTCTTATAGCAGGATCACTAATAATCCTTCCAATTGTATATGATAATCTATTTAAACAAGATAAAAAGAGAGAAACAACCTATTTGCTATTATTTGTTGGGGTATTATTCTTTTTATTCAATTTCGTCATTAAAGGTCAGGCCGAAAATAAATATAGATTATATCCAGGATATTATTTTTTTGCAATATATGCTGGTATTATTATATCAACAACATTAAAAGAAGAGAATTTAAAAACAAAATTATCTGGTACTATATATTTAATGATATCAATGTCTATAATATGTATGTACACAATTTTAACAATATATAAAAAAAACAGCGAAATAAATTATAATAGTTACATAACAAAAGAGAAAGAAACAGAAAAAGAGATCATAAAAATATTACGTAAAGATGGAATAAGAAAAGATGAAAAAATACAGATATTCGATGTTGTTGGAGGTGCTAATATACTTTTGAAATTAGGTGTAAACCCAGCGACAAAATATTTACAAGAAGTTCATTTTACAGAGATGCAATGGAAAGGTAACTTTCCTTTATATCTACAAAAGCAATGGGATAATTTTATATTCACTTTATACAGTGAGAAACCAGAGTATATTGTAATGTTGAAGAGTAGTTATTTTTACAGAGAAAAAGTTAGTAACATTGGAGTGGAATATGAGGTGAGGAATTTACTTAATCGCTTCTACCATATCATAAATGAAAACAATCAATTTATCATATACAAGTTAAAATAA
- a CDS encoding methyltransferase domain-containing protein produces the protein MKRKHVVQLSNIEDKTLFQFAKMPHFNYWLYEQIKPYCSGHILELGSGIGNISRYLIADFSRVALSDVNKEYILHLRNTFHDHPHVTGIFPLDLNLNTDEIYFKFQNTRFDTIVATNVLEHIQDDDHAIHICRYLLAESGRLIILVPTYPRLFNHIDQRLHHFRRYRYQDIRHLIDSHGGKIIKHFYFNVAGLLGWWVNGTLLHKPYLSSLLLDIYERFIPMFKLFDRLLFNMVGISLICVISFD, from the coding sequence ATGAAGAGGAAGCATGTTGTTCAATTGTCGAACATAGAGGATAAGACTCTATTTCAGTTTGCTAAAATGCCTCATTTTAATTATTGGCTATATGAACAGATTAAGCCCTATTGCTCAGGGCATATTTTAGAGCTGGGAAGTGGAATAGGTAATATTTCAAGGTATTTAATTGCCGATTTTTCCCGGGTTGCTTTATCTGATGTGAATAAGGAGTATATTCTTCATCTCAGAAATACATTTCATGATCATCCTCACGTTACCGGTATCTTTCCTTTAGATTTAAATCTAAATACCGACGAAATTTATTTTAAATTTCAAAATACTCGTTTCGACACAATAGTAGCTACAAATGTTCTTGAGCATATACAGGATGATGATCATGCTATTCACATATGTAGATATCTTCTTGCTGAGTCTGGTAGGCTTATTATTCTTGTCCCAACATATCCTAGATTATTCAATCATATAGATCAGCGTCTTCATCATTTTCGCAGATATCGTTACCAGGATATCAGGCATTTGATAGATTCGCATGGTGGAAAAATAATAAAGCATTTTTATTTTAATGTAGCCGGGTTATTAGGATGGTGGGTTAATGGTACGCTATTACATAAACCGTATCTCTCGTCTTTATTGCTTGACATATATGAACGATTCATTCCGATGTTTAAATTGTTTGATAGATTATTATTCAATATGGTAGGTATATCTCTCATATGTGTTATCAGTTTTGATTAG
- a CDS encoding glycosyltransferase family 2 protein, with product MSIFSKLSIIIPAYNEGDTIHLILDRLSAVQLINHIQKEIIIVNDCSTDLTEESVMRYMQSHPELDIHYLKHEVNQGKGAAIHTGIRHASGEYLIIQDADLEYDPEEYNLLIKPVLRGKADVVYGSRFLGGYSHRVLFFWHSIGNKFLTFLTNMFTNLNLTDMETCYKLFRSDIIKSIPLKEKRFGFEPEVTIKIAKIPHIRIYEVGISYYGRTYQEGKKVHWKDGVRAIWCILKYNFWSK from the coding sequence ATGTCTATATTTTCTAAATTATCTATTATTATTCCCGCGTACAATGAGGGCGATACCATTCATCTGATTTTAGATCGATTATCTGCAGTTCAATTGATAAATCATATTCAAAAAGAAATCATTATAGTAAACGATTGTTCCACCGACCTTACAGAAGAATCGGTCATGCGTTATATGCAGAGTCATCCAGAGCTTGATATTCATTATTTGAAACATGAGGTGAATCAAGGTAAGGGAGCAGCTATTCATACAGGTATTCGGCACGCGAGCGGTGAATACTTGATTATTCAGGACGCTGATTTGGAGTATGACCCCGAGGAATATAACTTGTTGATTAAACCTGTATTGAGAGGTAAAGCAGATGTGGTATATGGTTCCCGATTTTTAGGAGGATATTCTCATCGGGTGCTTTTCTTTTGGCATTCCATTGGAAATAAATTTTTGACATTTCTTACCAATATGTTTACCAATCTGAATCTCACCGATATGGAGACCTGTTATAAATTGTTTCGATCGGATATCATTAAGTCTATACCTCTTAAGGAAAAACGATTTGGTTTTGAACCTGAGGTTACCATTAAAATAGCGAAGATTCCTCATATTCGAATTTATGAGGTGGGAATTTCTTATTATGGAAGGACTTATCAAGAGGGGAAAAAGGTTCACTGGAAAGATGGGGTACGAGCTATATGGTGCATTTTGAAGTACAATTTTTGGTCGAAATGA
- a CDS encoding zinc-dependent alcohol dehydrogenase family protein has product MHAMVLEAQRMPLQWKQWPDPEPGSKEILVRVVACGVCRTDLHVVDGELPDPLLPLIPGHEIIGRIVSLGQHVSRWQVGDWVGIPWLGYTCGTCTYCRKGMENLCDHALFTGYTRQGGYAEYTVVHEDYAFALPDNCRTPAMAPLLCAGLIGFRAYRMIHPSARRIGLYGFGAAAHILAQIALHQGKEIYAFTRDGDQAGQRFARRMGAHWAGGSSDLPPVKLDAAILFAPVGALIPQALQAVDKGGQVVCGGIHMSDIPSFPYRWLWEERKIQSVANLTREDGEAFFAAIQHVPIHTEVSFYPLAQANQALADLKAGLIKGAAVLRME; this is encoded by the coding sequence ATGCACGCAATGGTACTGGAAGCGCAACGAATGCCCCTGCAATGGAAGCAATGGCCTGATCCGGAGCCCGGGTCAAAAGAAATCTTGGTGCGTGTCGTGGCCTGTGGTGTATGTCGAACCGATTTGCATGTGGTGGATGGTGAATTACCCGATCCGCTTCTGCCGCTCATTCCCGGGCATGAGATCATCGGTCGAATCGTGTCGCTGGGTCAACATGTTTCCCGCTGGCAGGTGGGCGACTGGGTGGGCATCCCCTGGCTGGGATATACCTGTGGCACGTGTACTTATTGTCGAAAAGGCATGGAAAATCTTTGCGACCATGCCTTGTTTACCGGATATACCCGACAGGGTGGATATGCCGAATATACGGTGGTACATGAGGATTATGCTTTTGCCTTGCCCGACAATTGTCGGACGCCTGCTATGGCTCCGCTACTCTGTGCGGGCTTGATTGGCTTTCGCGCCTATCGCATGATTCATCCCTCGGCCAGGCGCATCGGACTGTATGGCTTCGGAGCCGCTGCCCATATCCTCGCCCAAATCGCACTGCATCAGGGCAAGGAAATCTATGCTTTTACGCGCGATGGTGATCAGGCGGGTCAACGTTTTGCCCGGCGCATGGGTGCACACTGGGCGGGAGGATCTTCTGATCTGCCGCCTGTAAAGCTCGATGCGGCCATTTTGTTTGCACCGGTAGGCGCGCTGATTCCACAGGCATTACAGGCGGTGGACAAAGGCGGACAGGTTGTTTGTGGAGGCATACACATGAGCGATATTCCTTCATTCCCGTATCGCTGGTTGTGGGAAGAACGCAAGATCCAATCCGTTGCCAACCTGACACGTGAAGATGGTGAAGCCTTTTTTGCTGCCATTCAACATGTGCCCATACATACCGAGGTGAGCTTTTATCCCCTTGCTCAAGCCAATCAGGCACTGGCCGATCTGAAAGCCGGCCTTATCAAAGGCGCTGCAGTGCTGAGGATGGAATGA
- the lysA gene encoding diaminopimelate decarboxylase, whose amino-acid sequence MPRSSHPDVLPGEVLLDIAHQFGTPVYVYHAEKMQKQYDKMKKAFQKAPVQIYYACKALTNINILKLMRQLGTGLDTVSIQEVQLGLRAGFEPQQIIFTPNCVDLDEMIAAKELGVKINIDNISILEQFGNRFGGSYPVCIRLNPHINAGGHYKISTGHIDSKFGISIHQIRHIERVVKSTGLHVNGLHMHTGSEIKDVDVFLRGVEILLDMAQHFQELDFIDLGSGFKVAYHPDDTETDMELLGEKLSALFNQFAAQYPRPLTLCFEPGKYLVSQAGYFVVKVNVIKQTLATVFAGVNSGFNHLIRPMFYDAYHMIRNISNPRGPERIYTVVGNICETDTFAWDRKINEIREGDFLVFYNAGAYGFEMSSNYNSRFRPAEVLVKNNQYHLIRSRETLDDLLRNQIEVL is encoded by the coding sequence ATGCCCCGATCTTCACATCCTGATGTCCTTCCAGGCGAAGTTTTGCTGGATATTGCGCATCAATTCGGCACGCCCGTTTATGTATATCATGCCGAAAAAATGCAGAAGCAATATGACAAGATGAAGAAGGCTTTTCAAAAAGCGCCTGTGCAGATTTATTATGCCTGTAAAGCACTCACCAACATCAATATCCTGAAGCTGATGCGCCAGTTAGGTACGGGGCTCGATACGGTATCTATTCAGGAAGTGCAGCTGGGATTACGTGCCGGGTTTGAGCCCCAGCAAATCATTTTCACGCCCAATTGTGTGGATCTGGATGAAATGATTGCAGCCAAAGAATTAGGAGTAAAAATCAACATTGATAATATTTCCATTCTGGAACAATTCGGCAATCGCTTTGGCGGCAGTTATCCGGTGTGCATTCGTTTAAATCCGCATATCAATGCAGGCGGGCATTACAAAATATCAACCGGACATATCGATAGCAAGTTTGGAATTTCCATTCATCAGATTCGCCATATTGAACGCGTGGTAAAATCAACCGGGTTACATGTAAACGGCCTGCACATGCACACCGGCTCAGAAATCAAAGATGTGGATGTGTTTTTGCGTGGAGTGGAAATTTTGCTGGATATGGCCCAGCATTTTCAGGAACTGGATTTTATTGATTTAGGTAGCGGATTTAAAGTGGCCTATCATCCCGATGATACGGAAACCGATATGGAGTTGTTAGGTGAAAAATTATCTGCATTGTTTAATCAGTTTGCCGCACAGTATCCCCGGCCACTCACGCTGTGTTTCGAACCGGGTAAATATTTAGTGAGTCAGGCGGGTTATTTTGTGGTAAAGGTCAACGTGATCAAACAAACGCTGGCCACGGTTTTTGCCGGGGTGAATTCAGGATTTAATCATCTCATTCGTCCGATGTTTTACGATGCCTATCACATGATTCGCAATATTTCCAATCCACGGGGTCCCGAACGGATTTATACAGTTGTTGGAAACATTTGTGAAACCGATACTTTTGCCTGGGATCGGAAAATCAATGAAATCCGCGAAGGAGATTTTCTGGTATTTTACAATGCCGGTGCTTATGGTTTTGAAATGTCGTCGAACTATAATTCCCGATTCCGCCCGGCTGAGGTGTTGGTAAAAAACAACCAGTATCATTTGATTCGTTCTCGCGAAACGCTGGACGACCTGCTCCGCAACCAGATTGAAGTGTTATGA
- a CDS encoding dipeptidase — MKRWQDYISTHQHRFVDELCHLLRIPSISTDASHQQDIQQCAERVRQYLEDAGADVAKIFPTAGHPVVYAEKHVGDHLPTVLVYGHYDVQPVDPVELWHHDPFDPLIRDGRIYARGASDDKGQFFMHVKALEMMTRTATLPVNLKFIIEGEEEIGSTHLATFVQQHRDMLRADVVLVSDTAMISLQQPSIDVGVRGLSYVQVEVSGPDHDLHSGVYGGAVPNPATILCQMIASLHDANNRVNIPGFYDDVDIISDQERQLLAKAPFDLAQFKRETGILDIWGEAGYTVRERIGIRPTLEINGIWSGYTGEGAKTVLPAKAYAKISCRLVPHQDHQKITRLLIDHLKRIAPACVRVEVKALHGGDPYVLPMDHAAYRAAVRAMKATLGKEPVPLRGGGSIPITAVFQQILGAHTVFLGFGLDDDCLHAPNEKFDLANFLKGIETIPYFHQFFAEEMRA, encoded by the coding sequence ATGAAACGCTGGCAGGATTATATTTCCACGCATCAACATCGTTTTGTGGACGAATTATGTCACCTGTTGCGGATACCCTCTATCAGCACCGATGCCAGTCATCAGCAAGATATACAGCAATGTGCAGAACGGGTAAGGCAATATTTAGAAGATGCAGGAGCTGATGTAGCGAAAATATTTCCCACAGCAGGTCATCCGGTGGTATATGCCGAAAAGCATGTGGGCGATCATTTGCCAACGGTACTGGTATATGGTCATTATGATGTGCAGCCGGTAGATCCAGTTGAGCTATGGCATCACGATCCGTTTGATCCGCTCATTCGCGATGGACGCATTTATGCAAGAGGGGCCAGCGATGACAAGGGACAGTTTTTCATGCATGTCAAAGCGCTGGAAATGATGACACGCACAGCAACTTTACCGGTAAACCTGAAATTTATCATCGAAGGCGAGGAAGAAATCGGCTCCACACATCTGGCAACATTTGTGCAACAACATCGGGATATGCTCAGAGCCGATGTCGTGCTGGTTAGCGATACGGCCATGATCAGCCTGCAACAACCTTCCATTGATGTAGGCGTGCGTGGATTATCGTATGTGCAGGTGGAAGTTTCGGGTCCTGACCATGATTTGCATAGCGGCGTGTATGGTGGTGCCGTGCCCAACCCGGCCACTATACTCTGTCAGATGATTGCTTCGCTGCACGACGCCAATAATCGAGTGAATATTCCCGGTTTTTACGATGATGTGGACATCATTTCCGATCAGGAAAGACAATTACTCGCAAAAGCACCTTTTGACCTGGCACAATTTAAACGTGAAACCGGTATTCTCGATATCTGGGGTGAAGCAGGCTACACCGTGCGTGAACGCATCGGCATCAGACCAACGCTTGAAATCAACGGTATCTGGAGCGGATATACGGGAGAAGGCGCAAAAACAGTGCTGCCTGCAAAAGCTTATGCCAAAATATCGTGTCGACTGGTGCCGCATCAGGATCATCAAAAAATCACCCGACTACTCATCGATCATTTGAAACGCATTGCACCGGCCTGTGTGCGGGTGGAAGTGAAAGCCCTTCACGGTGGTGATCCGTATGTGTTGCCCATGGATCATGCGGCTTATCGGGCTGCGGTGCGTGCCATGAAAGCCACATTAGGCAAAGAACCGGTACCTCTGCGGGGTGGTGGTAGCATTCCCATCACGGCTGTTTTCCAGCAGATCCTGGGTGCCCACACGGTGTTTTTAGGTTTTGGATTGGATGATGATTGTTTGCATGCACCCAATGAAAAATTTGATCTGGCCAATTTTCTTAAGGGCATTGAAACCATCCCTTACTTTCATCAGTTTTTTGCAGAAGAAATGCGCGCCTGA
- a CDS encoding hybrid sensor histidine kinase/response regulator, giving the protein MPAERIRILYVDDEVNNLAAFRATFRRDYDIFTAPHIDEAYQILNQEQPIHLVIADQRMPGMTGVEFLTDIRKKYPDPLRVLLTAHMDLEALIEAVNEGRIYRYIRKPWNEAELHNTIHNAYEIYTTRRELREKMQMLEKTNDELSRFIYSASHDLRSPLMSVLGILNLAKMDQSVVDPNGYLQMIEASVLRLDDFIQKIIEYYKNSRLEIEYEPVNFKQQIEDSIANCQHLHPNVEFKIDVDQSVPFIGDNFRISVVFNNLISNAIKYQKPDEKNPWVAIRVKVNPQQAVIQVADNGIGIIQEHLQNIFKMFFRTKSLNKPGAGIGLYIAKEAVSRMGGTIDVHSVYGEGTTFEVCLPNYMQQNQAAYSYAE; this is encoded by the coding sequence ATGCCTGCTGAACGCATCAGAATATTATATGTGGATGATGAAGTGAATAACCTGGCCGCATTTCGTGCTACCTTTCGACGTGATTATGATATTTTTACAGCTCCCCATATTGACGAAGCCTATCAGATTCTGAATCAGGAACAGCCCATCCATCTGGTGATTGCCGATCAGCGTATGCCCGGAATGACGGGGGTAGAATTTTTAACCGATATCCGTAAAAAATATCCGGATCCGCTGCGCGTGCTGCTTACAGCACACATGGACCTCGAAGCGTTGATTGAGGCCGTTAACGAAGGCCGCATATACCGCTATATTCGCAAACCCTGGAATGAGGCCGAATTGCATAATACCATTCACAACGCTTATGAAATCTATACCACCCGTCGGGAACTCCGGGAAAAAATGCAGATGCTGGAAAAAACCAACGATGAACTGAGCCGATTTATTTACAGTGCATCGCATGATTTACGCTCGCCTTTGATGTCGGTTCTGGGCATTCTGAATCTGGCCAAAATGGATCAATCAGTCGTGGATCCGAATGGCTATTTACAGATGATTGAAGCCAGTGTGCTCCGGCTTGATGATTTTATCCAGAAAATCATCGAATATTATAAAAACTCAAGACTGGAGATTGAATATGAACCCGTAAACTTTAAACAACAGATTGAGGATAGTATTGCCAATTGTCAGCACCTACACCCCAATGTGGAGTTTAAAATTGATGTGGACCAATCCGTGCCTTTTATTGGAGATAATTTTCGGATTAGTGTGGTATTCAATAATCTTATATCCAATGCGATAAAATATCAGAAGCCTGATGAAAAAAATCCATGGGTGGCGATTCGCGTAAAAGTAAATCCTCAACAGGCTGTGATTCAGGTAGCGGATAATGGAATAGGCATTATACAGGAACATTTACAAAACATTTTTAAAATGTTTTTCCGTACGAAGAGTTTAAACAAGCCCGGTGCAGGTATTGGATTATATATTGCTAAGGAAGCGGTCAGCCGGATGGGTGGTACTATTGATGTGCACTCTGTGTATGGTGAAGGTACAACCTTTGAAGTTTGTTTGCCTAATTACATGCAACAAAATCAGGCTGCATATTCGTATGCTGAGTAA